The following coding sequences are from one Scomber japonicus isolate fScoJap1 chromosome 3, fScoJap1.pri, whole genome shotgun sequence window:
- the si:dkey-19e4.5 gene encoding UBA_like_SF and PTH2 domain-containing protein, whose amino-acid sequence MEPSEQSGPDSGSQDVNPVFLQQLRELDIPEEAAKQALLHTRNVSAEEAAMYYFNKLENEEEGDDDLMFKMVFVVNMDLAMGVGKVAAQVGHAAVGLYQALQEKNSWREMAWKWDHSGAKKVVVQGTNVAHLLELQALAMSLSLPTYLVQDAGLTQVEAGSRTVLAIMGEEEMVNNVTGSLKLL is encoded by the exons ATGGAGCCATCAGAGCAGTCGGGCCCAGACTCTGGCTCTCAGGATGTCAACCCTGTGttcctgcagcagctcagagagcTGGACATCCCAGAGGAGGCAGCCAAACAG GCGCTCCTGCACACTCGGAACGTGTCTGCCGAGGAGGCGGCCATGTACTACTTCAACAAGCTGGAGAATGAG GAGGAGGGAGACGATGACCTCATGTTCAAGATGGTGTTTGTGGTGAACATGGACCTCGCCATGGGGGTTGGAAAG gtggcaGCGCAGGTTGGCCATGCTGCTGTAGGTTTGTACCAGGCTCTGCAGGAGAAGAACAGCTGGAGGGAGATGGCCTGGAAGTGGGATCACAGCGG AGCCAAGAAGGTGGTGGTCCAGGGCACCAATGTGGCTCATCTACTGGAGCTGCAGGCCCTGGCCATGAGCCTCAGCCTGCCCACCTATCTGGTCCAGGATGCAGGCCTTACCCAG GTGGAAGCTGGGTCCCGCACTGTCCTGGCCATCATGGGCGAGGAGGAGATGGTGAACAACGTCACTGGGAGTCTGAAGCTGCTCTGA